From Panicum hallii strain FIL2 chromosome 2, PHallii_v3.1, whole genome shotgun sequence, a single genomic window includes:
- the LOC112879597 gene encoding thermospermine synthase ACAULIS5, whose protein sequence is MVGAMPAAEALPREVTAGNGYGAKHLHLQLPTPPKQQQQPAEAECRWYEEEIDDDLKLCYALNSVLHRGASKYQEIALLDTKHFGKALIIDGKMQSTEMDEFIYHESLIHPPLLFHPNPKTVFIMGGGEGSAAREVLRHKTVQRVVMCDIDQEVVDFCRTYLTVNREAFSSDKLCLIINDARVELEKSREKFDVIVGDLSDPVEGGPCYQLYTKSFYEHIVKSKLNDHGIFVTQAGPAGVLTHKEVFSSIYNTLRHVFKYVKAYTAHVPSFADTWGWVMASDHPFDLNAQQINERIKHRIVGELLYLSGESLISSTTLNKSVHQSLLNETHVYTEDDARFIYGHGRACCA, encoded by the exons ATGGTAGGCGCCATGCCGGCCGCCGAGGCTCTGCCCCGCGAGGTGACCGCCGGCAACGGCTACGGCGCCAAGCACCTGCACCTGCAGCTGCCGACGCCgccgaagcagcagcagcagcctgcTGAGGCGGAGTGCAGGTGGTACGAGGAGGAGATCGACGACGACCTCAAGCTCTGCTACGCTCTCAACAG CGTGCTGCACCGGGGGGCCAGCAAGTACCAGGAGATCGCGCTCCTTGACACCAAGCATTTTGGCAAG GCTTTGATAATCGACGGGAAGATGCAGAGCACGGAGATGGACGAGTTCATCTACCACGAGTCCTTGATACACCCGCCGTTACTGTTCCACCCAAA CCCGAAGACCGTGTTCATCATGGGAGGTGGCGAGGGCTCCGCAGCGAGGGAGGTGCTGAGGCACAAGACCGTTCAAAGGGTGGTCATGTGCGACATAGACCAG GAGGTAGTGGACTTCTGCCGTACGTACCTGACGGTGAACCGCGAGGCATTCAGCAGCGACAAGCTCTGCCTCATCATCAATGACGCCAG GGTTGAGCTGGAGAAGAGCAGGGAGAAGTTTGACGTGATAGTAGGAGACCTGTCAGATCCAGTGGAAGGAGGACCCTGCTATCAGCTCTACACCAAATCATTCTACGAGCACATCGTCAAGTCCAAGCTTAATGACCATGGCATCTTCGTCACTCAG GCTGGACCAGCTGGTGTTCTCACTCACAAAGAGGTCTTCTCATCAATCTACAACACCCTTAGACATGTCTTCAAAT ATGTTAAAGCTTACACTGCTCATGTTCCGTCATTTGCGGACACCTGGGGCTGGGTCATG GCCTCGGATCATCCATTCGACCTGAACGCCCAGCAGATTAACGAAAGAATCAAACATAGGATTGTGGGAGAGCTCCTCTACCTGAGTGGGGAGTCCCTCATTTCCTCTACCACGCTCAACAAAAGCGTTCATCAGTC GCTGTTGAATGAGACTCATGTGTACACCGAAGACGATGCCAGGTTCATTTACGGGCATGGAAGAGCATGCTGCGCTTGA